The following proteins are co-located in the Pyricularia oryzae 70-15 chromosome 1, whole genome shotgun sequence genome:
- a CDS encoding averantin oxidoreductase, with protein sequence MRGDQVQWMHSMHLKYGPVVRFGPDELSYVDQGGSAWKAIYGQEKGAKEFPRLKAWYVEPFNGINPITSVPAHEIHRRFRAAFSPAFSERALRSQEPLFRRQIDLLISILASDAAETGGPANLTELFEFTTFDIMGDLALGEPLGMLQTQQYSKWMKALASGVRIMPVFQFIQHYPLVSKIFSLLEPEWVTQLKYEHHQYNVDRVNARLARESSSQADIWSYVLSTKEKQRLTVEEMHSNAESFMIAGSETTATAMTALTYFLTTSPSRFSRLKNEIRSRFSSEEDITMETTSPLKYLNACIQEALRMYPPLPVGVPREVTSPGATILGRWVPGGTQVSVHHYASSHSPGNFTDPDTFAPERWLAREPADGDNGTNATDSARYGSDRLEATQPFTVGPRNCLGKSMAMHEMRLMLACLYFRFDMELVSDAGAVPWNQQKAFAFWDKKPLMCKIKLANGGI encoded by the exons ATGAGGGGTGACCAGGTTCAATGGATGCATAGTATGCACCTAAAGTACGGGCCAGTGGTGCGCTTCGGCCCGGATGAGCTCAGCTACGTAGACCAGGGCGGCTCAGCGTGGAAGGCCATATACGGGCAGGAGAAAGGGGCCAAGGAATTCCCACGCCTCAAGGCGTGGTATGTAGAGCCTTTTAATG GAATCAACCCAATCACCAGCGTCCCTGCACACGAAATCCATCGCAGGTTCCGCGCAGCCTTCTCACCGGCCTTTTCTGAGCGCGCACTGCGGAGCCAAGAGCCCTTGTTTCGACGGCAGATTGATCTTTTGATTTCGATCCTGGCCAGCGACGCCGCCGAGACCGGGGGGCCGGCCAACTTGACTGAGCTCTTCGAGTTTACCACGTTCGACATTATGGGTGACCTGGCGCTGGGCGAGCCCCTGGGGATGCTGCAGACTCAGCAATACAGCAAGTGGATGAAAGCGCTTGCCTCTGGTGTCCGCATCATGCCCGTCTTTCAGTTCATCCAGCACTACCCTCTCGTGTCCAAGATCTTCAGCCTTTTGGAGCCGGAGTGGGTAACGCAGCTGAAGTACGAGCATCACCAGTATAATGTTGACCGCGTCAACGCGAGGCTTGCAAGAGAGTCGTCCTCCCAGGCTGACATCTGGAGCTACGTGCTCTCGACAAAGGAAAAGCAGCGGCTCACCGTGGAAGAGATGCACTCCAACGCTGAGAGCTTCATGATTGCTGGGTCGGAAACAACTG CAACTGCAATGACGGCCTTGACATACTTCCTCACCACAAGCCCAAGCAGATTTTCCAGACTCAAGAATGAGATCCGCAGTCGTTTTTCGAGTGAGGAAGATATCACAATGGAAACGACGTCCCCGTTGAAGTACTTGAATGCCT GCATCCAAGAAGCACTCCGCATGTACCCACCCCTGCCAGTCGGAGTCCCTCGTGAGGTCACGTCACCCGGCGCTACCATCCTGGGTAGATGGGTGCCCGGGGGCACGCAGGTTTCAGTGCACCACTATGCAAGCAGCCACAGTCCGGGCAACTTTACGGACCCAGACACGTTTGCGCCTGAGCGATGGCTGGCTCGGGAACCGGCTGACGGTGACAACGGCACCAACGCTACTGACAGTGCGCGTTACGGGTCGGACAGGCTGGAGGCGACGCAGCCGTTCACCGTTGGGCCCCGCAACTGTCTTGGAAAAAGCATGGCGATGCACGAGATGCGGCTAATGCTGGCCTGCCTGTATTTCCGGTTCGACATGGAACTGGTTTCTGACGCTGGGGCAGTGCCTTGGAATCAGCAAAAGGCTTTTGCGTTCTGGGACAAGAAGCCGCTGATGTGCAAGATCAAGCTGGCCAATGGCGGTATCTAG
- a CDS encoding tricalbin-1, with protein MATEKEASELKQQGAVEAAQDPENSVTAEDAEKLIVEESKNAGVAAFSFDPNASIQEKKAQIKAATELPEGIPHRKKGVAIATDIDDGSKPEYDLPSPSRAGVVDQEQNGHADANGEPVEDEEVMGPKTGWAPRIGWPTEAIGEAQSLLDHSTWLEGHLPDTLYGDWYHNVAIIVFASLSSWLVAVLGGGLGWVFILLAVCSTYYRTSIRRVRRNFRDDITREMTLKRLDTETESLEWINSFLVKFWPIYQPVLAATVINSVDQVLSGATPAFLDSLKLKTFTLGSKPPRMEHVKTYPKAEDDIVIMDWKFSFTPNDIADLTARQIRNKINPKVVLEIRVGKAMISKGLDVIVEDMAFSGIMRLKIKLQIPFPHVEKIEMCFLDKPTIDYVCKPLGGETFGFDINFIPGLEKFILEQIHGNLAPMMYAPNVFPIEVAKMLAGSPVDQAIGVVAITLHGAQGLKNPDNFSGTTDPYAVVTLNRRQPLAQTKVIRDTANPRWNETHYVIITSFNDTLDIQLFDYNDFRKDKELGVASFQLEHLEEITDHENERIEVISDGKARGVLSCDIRFFPVLGPTKTEDGREEPPPQTNTGILRFTVEQAKDLDGTKSLVGLLNPYAVLLLNGKEVHSTKKLKRTNNPIWDNGSKEILITDQKSAKLGVVIKDDRDLAGDQIIGTYQIKLEDMLDLMEKGKDWYDLAGVKTGRVKMQAKWKPVSISGVMSTGGYQTPIGVMRFHFKKATDLRNFETVGKSDPYTRVVVSGIEKARTVTFKNDLNPEWDEVLYVPVHSARDKIQLEVMDAEKMGKDRSLGLTEVFAGNFISQDETGEYLVHDKKEPVEAGLRLHGKGIAKGVLHHTIAFYPCLNVADPDEDSDGEEPKPARDSLDVPRPTEPGRITSLDEDHEKQPITPKTPQFPTSPTSPRTPRKSRDEHAPPKIRLSPQELLKYESGLVIFKLIEADLSKSNSHVDLYVDDMAFPSYISSLTRSKHHKFDEIGDCFIRELDFSKLTIKVREKVDKMSERQKSDDVLAKLKGSTIETLKQCLNNPTTLKMKDDDGKPCSIKVSLKYLPVKMKLDPSESINNMGTLRVDVLDAQDLPSADSNGKSDPYCKFELNGQDVFKTKTVKKTLNPTWNEFFELPIPSRTAAKFKATVWDWDFADKPDFLGQTDINLEQLEPFMAQELTYRLEGKSGSLRLRLLFRPDYVTRTRQGTSTFGTFGAPARIVTGVAGVPIKGGAAVAGVVGHGVGKGASFIKGRFTRKKTESSIPEVPAITMNGEDTPPVPPVPGLGLKRSTGLTLDSEPSVTPPGPANGAPNGGHNRSRSIGANSVHSMAPSSPGAGTATFTVVSASGFPPSADTYVAVCQVGTKIKSIGKTKDRRPSASNGIITYDETFKTTCTPDTQFQIQVKEKHTFKSDDDLGETIFFVDESGSNADKEVKVGTGSVIIRSSFVSNDTANGLVPDSPNRSSTIRRSFLGKRSETRNVPPSRDGTP; from the exons ATGGCCACCGAGAAGGAAGCCAGTGAGCTGAAGCAGCAGGGCGCCGTTGAGGCTGCCCAGGACCCCGAAAACTCGGTAACTGCCGAGGACGCCGAGAAGCTGATTGTGGAGGAGAGCAAGAACgccggcgttgctgctttttcGTTCGACCCCAATGCGAGCATCCAAGAGAAAAAGGCACAGATCAAAGCTGCGACG GAGCTACCAGAGGGGATACCCCACCGCAAGAAGGGTGTTGCGATAGCTACAGACATCGACGATGGCAGCAAACCCGAATACGATCTTCCTTCGCCGTCCAGAGCTGGCGTTGTCGATCAGGAGCAAAATGGCCATGCAGATGCGAATGGAGAGCCTGTAGAAGATGAAGAAGTAATGGGTCCTAAGACAGGATGGGCACCCAGAATTGGCTGGCCCACGGAAGCCATTGGGGAAGCTCAAAGCTTACTTGACCACTCGACATGGCTGGAAGGCCACCTCCCTGACACGCTTTATGGAG ATTGGTATCACAACGTCGCAATTATCGTGTTTGCCTCCCTTTCATCGTGGCTCGTTGCAGTGCTAGGCGGAGGCCTGGGCTGGGTCTTTATCTTGCTAGCTGTTTGCTCTACGTACTATCGAACCTCGATACGGCGCGTGCGTCGCAACTTCAGGGATGACATAACGCGCGAGATGACGCTGAAGCGCCTGGACACCGAGACCGAGTCCCTCGAATGGATTAACTCATTCCTGGTCAAGTTTTGGCCTATTTACCAACCAGTTTTGGCGGCCACTGTCATTAATTCTGTCGACCAGGTGCTGAGTGGCGCAACTCCGGCTTTCCTTGACAGTCTCAAGCTCAAAACTTTTACCCTTGGGTCGAAACCACCGCGCATGGAGCACGTGAAGACCTACCCAAAAGCCGAGGACGACATTGTCATCATGGACTGGAAATTCAGCTTCACCCCCAATGACATCGCGGACCTAACTGCCCGTCAAATCAGAAACAAGATCAACCCAAAGGTTGTGTTGGAGATCAGAGTTGGCAAGGCCATGATCAGCAAAGGCCTCGACGTAATCGTCGAAGACATGGCCTTCTCTGGTATCATGAGGCTGAAGATTAAGCTCCAGATCCCATTCCCCCACGTGGAAAAGATAGAGATGTGCTTCCTCGACAAGCCTACCATTGACTACGTCTGCAAGCCCCTTGGTGGCGAGACCTTTGGCTTCGATATCAACTTTATTCCCGGGCTTGAGAAGTTTATCCTTGAGCAGATACACGGCAACCTGGCGCCAATGATGTATGCCCCCAACGTCTTCCCCATCGAGGTTGCGAAGATGCTTGCTGGCTCGCCTGTCGACCAAGCAATTGGCGTGGTCGCCATCACCCTGCATGGTGCACAGGGTCTGAAGAACCCAGACAACTTTTCTGGCACGACGGATCCGTATGCAGTTGTCACACTGAACAGGAGGCAGCCATTGGCCCAAACCAAAGTCATCAGGGACACGGCCAACCCGAGGTGGAATGAAACACACTATGTTATTATCACTTCGTTCAACGATACCCTTGACATTCAGCTGTTCGACTACAATGATTTTAGAAAGGACAAGGAACTCGGTGTTGCATCATTCCAGCTGGAGCATCTTGAAGAGATCACCGACCATGAGAACGAGCGGATCGAGGTTATATCCGACGGCAAGGCTCGAGGTGTACTTTCTTGCGACATAAGATTCTTTCCGGTTCTCGGCCCCACCAAAACAGAAGACGGCAGGGAGGAGCCTCCGCCGCAGACAAATACCGGTATTCTCCGCTTCACAGTCGAACAGGCAAAGGATCTTGATGGCACCAAGAGTCTTGTGGGCTTGCTGAACCCATATGCTGTCCTTTTGCTCAACGGCAAGGAAGTTCATTCTACCAAGAAGCTCAAACGCACAAACAATCCTATCTGGGACAACGGCTCCAAGGAGATTCTTATCACGGATCAAAAGAGCGCCAAGCTAGGTGTGGTCATCAAAGACGACCGAGACCTTGCAGGGGATCAAATTATTGGCACATATCAGATCAAGTTAGAGGACATGCTAGATCTCATGGAGAAGGGCAAGGACTGGTATGACCTGGCTGGCGTCAAGACTGGTCGTGTCAAGATGCAGGCTAAGTGGAAGCCCGTGTCCATCTCGGGTGTTATGAGTACCGGCGGCTACCAAACACCGATAGGTGTAATGCGATTCCACTTCAAGAAGGCGACTGACCTGCGCAACTTTGAGACTGTGGGCAAGTCTGATCCTTACACTCGTGTCGTCGTTTCAGGCATCGAAAAGGCTCGTACTGTCACGTTCAAGAACGACCTCAACCCAGAGTGGGATGAGGTTCTCTACGTTCCAGTACATTCGGCCCGTGACAAGATACAATTGGAGGTTATGGATGCCGAGAAGATGGGCAAGGATCGCAGCCTTGGTTTGACCGAGGTATTTGCTGGCAATTTCATTTCCCAGGATGAGACTGGCGAGTATCTTGTCCATGACAAGAAGGAACCCGTAGAGGCAGGCCTGCGCCTCCACGGCAAGGGTATTGCCAAGGGTGTGCTGCATCACACCATTGCTTTCTATCCTTGTCTGAATGTAGCCGATCCGGACGAAGATAGTGACGGCGAGGAACCGAAGCCTGCTCGAGACTCGCTAGACGTTCCTCGTCCGACAGAACCGGGAAGGATTACATCCTTGGATGAGGACCACGAGAAGCAGCCAATAACACCCAAGACTCCGCAATTCCCAACGTCGCCAACATCACCGAGAACACCGAGGAAATCACGAGACGAACACGCACCTCCCAAGATCCGGCTGTCGCCCCAGGAGCTCCTCAAGTACGAGTCGGGTCTGGTCATCTTCAAATTGATAGAGGCCGATTTGTCCAAGAGCAACAGTCACGTCGACCTTTATGTTGATGACATGGCATTTCCCTCATACATATCTTCGCTCACTCGCAGCAAACATCATAAATTTGATGAAATTGGGGATTGCTTTATCCGAGAGTTGGACTTTTCCAAACTGACGATCAAAGTCAGGGAAAAGGTGGACAAGATGAGTGAACGTCAAAAGTCTGATGATGTCCTTGCTAAACTCAAGGGCAGCACGATCGAGACCCTCAAGCAATGTCTG AACAACCCGACAACGCTGAAAATGAAGGACGATGATGGCAAGCCATGCTCCATCAAAGTTAGCTTAAAGTACCTGCCAGTAAAGATGAAGCTCGATCCCAGCGAGAGCATAAACAACATGGGCACTCTTCGCGTCGATGTTCTGGATGCCCAGGATTTGCCTTCTGCTGATTCTAACGGCAAGAGTGACCCTTACTGCAAATTTGAGCTCAATGGTCAGGATGTGTTCAAGACGAAGACGGTGAAAAAGACACTCAACCCTACATGGAACGAATTCTTTGAACTCCCAATTCCGTCTAGGACGGCTGCCAAATTCAAAGCAACAGTCTGGGATTGGGATTTCGCGGACAAGCCAGATTTCCTTGGCCAGACTGACATCAACCTGGAGCAGCTGGAGCCTTTTATGGCTCAAGAGCTCACATACCGCCTCGAAGGAAAGTCAGGAAGCTTGCGGTTACGACTCCTCTTCCGCCCTGATTACGTTACGCGTACCCGACAGGGCACCTCAACCTTTGGTACTTTTGGCGCTCCGGCACGCATTGTTACTGGCGTTGCAGGTGTTCCCATCAAGGGAGGCGCGGCGGTGGCAGGCGTTGTCGGTCATGGCGTTGGCAAGGGAGCGTCTTTTATCAAAGGGCGATTCACACGCAAGAAGACCGAGAGCAGTATTCCCGAAGTTCCCGCCATCACCATGAATGGTGAGGACACGCCGCCGGTGCCACCTGTGCCAGGACTGGGCCTGAAGCGATCTACCGGTCTCACACTCGATAGCGAACCAAGTGTAACGCCGCCAGGGCCCGCCAACGGCGCGCCCAACGGCGGTCACAACAGGTCCAGGAGCATCGGCGCCAACTCGGTACACAGCATGGCGCCGAGCAGTCCGGGAGCGGGCACAGCGACTTTCACTGTTGTCTCCGCAAGCGGTTTCCCGCCGTCAGCCGACACTTATGTGGCCGTGTGTCAAGTTGGAACCAAGATCAAGAGCATTGGTAAAACCAAGGACCGCAGACCCTCAGCTTCGAATGGCATCATAACCTATGACGAGACTTTTAAGACGACCTGCACACCCGACACCCAATTCCAGATCCAGGTCAAGGAGAAACACACTTTCAAGAGTGACGACGATCTCGGCGAGACCATCTTCTTTGTTGATGAGAGTGGATCGAACGCCGATAAGGAAGTCAAGGTTGGTACTGGTAGTGTCATCATCCGAAGCTCCTTTGTGTCCAACGATACGGCAAATGGGCTGGTGCCGGATAGTCCCAACCGATCTTCGACAATACGGCGAAGCTTCTTGGGTAAACGTAGCGAGACTCGCAACGTCCCACCGAGCCGTGACGGCACGCCGTAA
- a CDS encoding splicing factor U2AF 23 kDa subunit — MANFLASIFGTEQDKVNCSFYFKIGACRHGDRCSRKHVKPTYSQTILMPNMYQNPAYDPKNNMNASQLQNHFDAFYEDLWCELCKYGELEELVVCDNNNDHLIGNVYARFKYEDSAQKACDELNSRWYAARPIYCELSPVTDFREACCRLNSGEGCTRGGFCNFIHRKNPSEELDRELVLATKKWLKMRGRDERSVSRSPTPEPSRRRF, encoded by the exons ATGGCGAACTTCCTAGCCTCCATCTTCGGTACCGAGCAGGACAAG GTCAACTGCAGTTTTTACTTCAAGATTGGCGCATGCCGCCACGGCGACCGCTGCAGCAGGAAACACGTCAAGCCGACCTACAGCCAGACAATCTTGATGCCGAACATGTACCAGAATCCCGCATACGACCCCAAGAACAACATGAATGCCTCGCAGCTGCAAAACCACTTTGACGCCTTCTATGAGGACCTGTGGTGTGAGCTATGCAAATACGgcgagctcgaggagcttgtAGTATGCGACAACAACAATGACC ACCTCATCGGTAACGTCTATGCCCGCTTCAAATACGAAGACTCGGCCCAAAAGGCATGCGACGAGCTCAACAGCAGATGGTACGCCGCGAGACCTATATATTGCGAGCTCTCACCTGTGACCGACTTCCGAGAAGCATGTTGTCGACTAAACAGTGGCGAGGGCTGCACGCGAGGCGGCTTCTGCAATTTTATACACCGCAAAAATCCCAGTGAGGAACTCGACCGCGAGCTGGTACTCGCAACAAAGAAGTGGCTGAAGATGAGAGGTCGCGACGAGCGCAGCGTCAGCCGCTCCCCTACACCTGAGCCTTCAAGGAGGCGGTTCTAA
- a CDS encoding oxysterol-binding protein — MMDLKGIVHGHGHSRRRTISNASSIRSNRSTDDMKGEAAQDDTLVVEPDQGNVLTHIISQLRPGADLSRVVLPTFILEPRSMLERITNFMCHPEMLLPIPDIDDPVQRFVSVVKFYLSGWHIRPPGVKKPLNPILGEIFTCYWDFPDNTRGYYISEQTSHHPPKSSYFYMVPEHHIRVDGTLKPKSKFLGNSAASLMEGTAILSFLNRGKDPAKGEQYHLTQPNMYARGILFGKMKYELGDHSVVKCPELGLVADIDFKTKGWVSGCYNAIGGTIKDERTGEILYELSGLWSDEMFIKDMKTGHKEMFFDAHRSKPSPPLVRPIEEQEERESQRLWQKTAQAVKDSQHELATEEKTKIEDMQREEASRRNQEGVEWHPRLFRRVRGGQGGSEEGEEDLEWIINATIDGETPEAKANQILAIYPILKGQKSSERNPIPPRGSSFRQPRTQESAPQSGDLIDFDGGNESIPGHAPLQPDSKATTEKPATSTNGSDDIEQLLNATGQPPSKDDPLVDFGKDLKKSLPTMKRADTEESADEFHDARE; from the exons ATGATGGACTTGAAAGGCATTGTTCATGGCCACGGCCATAGTCGCCGCCGCACGATTTCAAATGCTA GCTCCATCAGGTCGAATCGCTCCACAGACGATATGAAAGGAGAGGCAGCGCAGGACGATACGCTCGTGGTCGAGCCCGACCAGGGCAATG TTCTCACACACATAATCTCACAACTGCGCCCTGGGGCCGATCTAAGTCGTGTCGTACTACCGACATTTATCCTCGAGCCAAGGAGCATGCTGGAGCGAATAACCAA CTTCATGTGCCATCCCGAGATGCTACTACCAATACCTGACATCGATGACCCTGTCCAGCGATTTGTCTCAGTAGTCAAGTTCTATCTCAGCGGATGGCATATCAGACCCCC TGGCGTCAAGAAGCCTCTAAACCCAATTCTAGGGGAAATCTTCACTTGCTACTGGGATTTCCCCGATAACACTCGCGGCTATTACATCTCTGAACAGACATCCCACCATCCACCAAAGTCTAGCTACTTCTATATGGTGCCGGAGCACCATATCCGAGTCGACGGAACTTTGAAGCCGAAAAGCAAATTCCTGGGCAACTCTGCCGCAAGTCTGATGGAAGGCACGGCTATTCTCTCGTTCCTCAACAGGGGCAAAGACCCGGCAAAGGGAGAGCAATA CCACTTGACTCAGCCGAACATGTATGCACGCGGCATCCTTTTTGGCAAGATGAAATATGAGCTAGGTGACCATAGCGTCGTGAAATGTCCAGAGCTTGGACTGGTCGCCGACATCGACTTCAAGACGAAGGGATGGGTTTCGGGTTGCTACAATGCCATTGGTGGAACGATCAAGGACGAACGCACAGGCGAGATCCTATATGAGCTATCTGGGCTCTGGAGCGACGAAATGTTCATCAAGGACATGAAG ACTGGACACAAGGAGATGTTTTTCGATGCCCATAGGTCCAAGCCATCCCCTCCTCTAGTCAGGCCGATAGAAGAACAGGAGGAGCGTGAGTCGCAGAGATTGTGGCAGAAGACAGCGCAAGCCGTCAAGGATTCCCAGCACGAACTCGCCACAGAAGAGAAGACCAAGATAGAGGATATGCAACGGGAGGAGGCCAGCAGGAGAAACCAGGAGGGAGTCGAGTGGCACCCCCGTCTGTTCCGTCGTGTAAGGGGAGGCCAGGGTGGAAGCGAAGAAGGCGAGGAGGATCTTGAGTGGATCATAAACGCCACCAT TGACGGTGAAACGCCCGAGGCGAAGGCCAATCAGATTCTGGCCATATATCCTATCCTCAAAGGCCAAAAATCTAGCGAACGAAACCCCATTCCACCACGAGGCTCGTCGTTCCGCCAACCGAGAACACAGGAGTCAGCGCCTCAAAGTGGTGATCTGATAGACTTTGATGGTGGTAATGAGTCGATACCCGGCCACGCTCCCCTGCAGCCGGACTCGAAAGCAACGACAGAGAAGCCAGCTACCAGTACCAACGGCAGCGATGATATCGAGCAACTGCTGAACGCAACTGGGCAACCGCCGAGTAAGGACGACCCTCTGGTTGATTTCGGCAAGGATCTCAAGAAAAGCCTACCGACGATGAAGAGGGCAGACACCGAAGAATCGGCCGACGAGTTCCATGACGCACGCGAGTGA